A stretch of Paenibacillus peoriae DNA encodes these proteins:
- a CDS encoding DUF6386 family protein, which yields MNMAISPFQFTTDTATLCLFDTQALKHRLNDEPDWWSIEEDELGELNKGNVAFLNLGADGTYEVVMTDHIDKPAVRLFLKVPSGNLFIGAGEEATSGGLEPECVWGGMFLSLQPGLYECMASREDNRIYLSIKKGSEGSNSFTGLIRL from the coding sequence ATGAACATGGCAATCAGTCCATTTCAATTTACGACAGACACGGCGACTCTTTGCCTATTTGATACGCAAGCTCTGAAGCATCGCTTGAACGATGAGCCGGATTGGTGGTCCATTGAAGAGGACGAGCTGGGCGAGTTGAACAAAGGAAATGTAGCTTTTTTGAATCTGGGAGCGGACGGAACGTATGAGGTTGTGATGACAGATCATATCGACAAGCCTGCTGTGCGGCTGTTTTTGAAGGTTCCCTCAGGCAACCTATTTATTGGAGCAGGGGAGGAAGCCACAAGTGGTGGGCTGGAGCCTGAGTGTGTATGGGGAGGGATGTTCCTTTCTTTGCAACCGGGACTTTATGAATGCATGGCAAGCAGAGAAGACAACCGTATTTACCTTTCTATAAAAAAAGGAAGCGAAGGCAGCAATAGCTTTACAGGTCTGATTCGATTGTAG
- a CDS encoding bacteriocin immunity protein, translating into MSLDQANQELQNLDRLERSELIQLVEKIIRDEGTEEEIDSMLTIVMQNTPHPGISDLIYWDDRDLSAAEIVDEALRYQPIILPPHESSS; encoded by the coding sequence ATGAGTCTGGATCAAGCCAACCAGGAACTCCAAAATTTAGACCGTTTAGAACGAAGTGAGCTTATACAGTTAGTAGAAAAAATCATCAGAGATGAGGGAACAGAAGAGGAAATCGACAGTATGCTGACCATAGTGATGCAAAATACGCCTCATCCGGGGATCAGTGATTTGATCTACTGGGATGACCGTGACTTGAGTGCGGCAGAGATCGTAGATGAGGCATTACGCTATCAGCCCATTATTTTACCACCCCATGAATCATCTTCATAG
- a CDS encoding phosphodiester glycosidase family protein, whose product MKRITALVILSLLLLVTPIYATAPAPMLVYVDQSNHSFIPLRLLNSYEGITLNMTAADKKIEIAQGNTRITLFTGQSTAKVNDQTVRLQNAPFTDNGSTYVPLQFISQYLNLQVSWQKETSAVSIKQGTTSVTLPVLTGKLPGNTPPITTAHKSFKVGSRTFSAKVVTVSMLHPKVSLEVALAGDTIGKVEDLSSLAKRNQAVVAINGIFFDAYTKSSYKTPYGYLVSHGKMLKKSSGDQRTVFTYDANHLSELMSGSAFEQRLSQGSVKGALQAGPRLVTNGQVSLNVKAEGFKDPKILTGGGARSALGMSRDHKLILLTTSGATIPQLAQMMKQAGAYQAMNLDGGASSGLYYNGSYLTTPGRQISNAIIVKYQ is encoded by the coding sequence ATGAAAAGAATCACCGCACTTGTTATCCTGTCCTTACTATTACTTGTAACCCCGATCTACGCTACTGCCCCAGCACCTATGCTGGTCTATGTGGATCAAAGTAACCACTCCTTCATCCCGCTCCGTCTCCTGAACAGCTATGAAGGGATCACACTCAACATGACTGCCGCGGACAAAAAAATAGAAATCGCGCAAGGCAATACCCGGATCACATTATTCACCGGACAATCTACCGCCAAAGTGAATGATCAGACGGTCCGTTTGCAAAATGCTCCTTTTACCGATAATGGTTCGACCTATGTACCCTTGCAGTTCATCAGCCAATATCTAAACCTGCAAGTCTCATGGCAAAAGGAAACCTCAGCTGTAAGCATTAAGCAGGGTACAACGTCCGTCACGCTTCCGGTACTTACTGGTAAGCTACCCGGAAATACTCCCCCCATTACAACGGCTCATAAAAGCTTCAAGGTCGGGTCTCGTACCTTTTCCGCTAAGGTGGTCACCGTCTCTATGCTCCATCCCAAGGTAAGCCTAGAGGTGGCTCTAGCAGGCGATACCATTGGTAAAGTGGAAGACTTAAGCAGTCTCGCCAAACGCAATCAAGCGGTTGTAGCCATTAATGGCATATTCTTTGACGCCTATACCAAAAGCTCCTACAAGACGCCTTACGGCTATCTGGTCAGTCACGGAAAGATGTTGAAAAAAAGCTCTGGCGACCAACGAACGGTCTTCACCTACGATGCTAACCATTTATCCGAGCTAATGTCGGGTTCCGCCTTCGAACAACGGTTAAGCCAAGGCAGTGTTAAAGGTGCCCTTCAAGCCGGGCCTCGTCTGGTTACGAACGGTCAGGTTTCCCTAAATGTCAAAGCCGAAGGCTTCAAGGACCCTAAAATATTAACAGGCGGCGGCGCCCGCAGCGCACTCGGAATGAGTCGGGATCATAAGCTGATCCTCCTGACCACAAGCGGAGCGACCATTCCGCAGCTCGCCCAAATGATGAAGCAGGCCGGCGCTTATCAGGCCATGAATCTGGACGGCGGTGCTTCAAGCGGGCTGTATTACAACGGCTCCTATCTCACCACACCCGGCCGCCAAATCAGCAATGCCATTATTGTAAAGTATCAATAG
- a CDS encoding PQQ-binding-like beta-propeller repeat protein: MSWLDHEMAAKWRQEGKRYAADVNEFVRIGMESQWQQEQPEPKQDERSKLAEDIFRMIQDANQAEETEQLRREIPAASWPLTAAFEEALQAVRPIAFMNGGNEVILHAGNPRECGMIYVAGKDRILQIPGLHRVGCSPDGTYFALVDGQGIRIVRQPDLNLQGEETAHFQWKDIQGRLKASIPDLECLGDEEHPEDILDEVIPFGDGQRVLLVCGYGVYLLAGDQVDLIHPKTSERRELELEDTIVDMAHGAVSRDGRWIAYGSQMSEHMLMDLSDKTVHTLEPNSSYPHYAVFSKDDLNVWYNACHFYNGATIQVSIAEVDQGLAQNKEEWPMINEEMRVYAATALTQGSILGDAYGYLRLIDREGRELWRYFVGSTISGLAVTPDEGMLAVGTYGGMLHLIDLQSSTKDEYSIGTALIHETERWMIWRNYEPLRW; encoded by the coding sequence ATGAGTTGGTTGGATCATGAAATGGCAGCAAAGTGGCGACAGGAAGGAAAAAGGTATGCTGCAGATGTGAATGAATTTGTCAGAATCGGTATGGAAAGCCAGTGGCAGCAGGAGCAGCCAGAGCCAAAGCAAGACGAACGCTCCAAACTGGCTGAAGATATTTTTCGTATGATTCAGGACGCAAATCAGGCAGAGGAAACAGAGCAGTTACGTCGGGAAATTCCGGCTGCATCCTGGCCGCTTACAGCAGCGTTTGAGGAGGCTTTGCAAGCCGTTAGGCCGATAGCTTTTATGAATGGAGGCAATGAAGTCATTCTACATGCGGGCAATCCTCGGGAATGTGGAATGATCTATGTGGCGGGAAAAGATAGAATCTTGCAAATCCCCGGACTGCATCGAGTAGGCTGTTCGCCAGACGGGACTTATTTTGCGTTGGTGGATGGACAGGGGATTCGTATTGTTCGTCAACCGGACTTAAATCTGCAAGGAGAAGAGACAGCACATTTTCAGTGGAAGGATATACAAGGACGCTTAAAAGCATCCATTCCTGATTTGGAGTGCTTGGGAGATGAAGAGCATCCAGAGGATATATTAGATGAAGTGATTCCGTTTGGCGATGGACAGCGAGTTCTGCTGGTATGCGGTTACGGCGTTTATTTGTTGGCTGGTGATCAGGTGGATTTGATCCATCCCAAGACGTCTGAACGAAGAGAACTAGAGCTGGAAGACACGATTGTGGATATGGCCCATGGAGCTGTGTCAAGGGATGGACGCTGGATCGCTTACGGTAGCCAGATGAGTGAGCATATGCTTATGGATCTGTCCGATAAGACGGTGCATACATTGGAGCCAAATTCTAGTTATCCGCATTATGCTGTATTTTCCAAAGATGATTTGAATGTCTGGTACAATGCCTGTCATTTCTACAACGGCGCCACCATTCAAGTGTCGATTGCTGAGGTGGATCAGGGTCTTGCTCAGAATAAGGAAGAGTGGCCGATGATAAATGAAGAAATGCGAGTATACGCTGCAACAGCACTGACGCAAGGATCTATTTTGGGTGATGCCTACGGTTATCTCCGTCTGATTGACAGGGAGGGGCGTGAACTTTGGCGCTATTTTGTCGGCAGTACGATATCCGGGCTGGCAGTTACACCCGATGAAGGCATGTTGGCGGTTGGAACGTATGGTGGTATGCTTCATTTGATTGATTTGCAGAGCAGCACGAAGGACGAATATAGCATTGGCACCGCTCTAATTCACGAGACAGAACGTTGGATGATCTGGCGTAACTATGAGCCGTTGCGCTGGTAA
- a CDS encoding LysR family transcriptional regulator encodes MTLQQLKYVIEVANRGSMNEAAKRLFISQPSLSNAIRDLEEEIHITIFERTNKGISLSKEGVEFLGYARQVVEQAELLESRYLDAKPTPQHFAVSTQHYAFAVNAFVNLVNQYGQEEYELALRETKTHEIIQDVKSLRSEIGILYLNEFNAKVINKLLKDANLQFNSLFTAKPHIFISANNPLSQQSIVTIDQLYPYPYLSFEQGEYNSFHFSEEILSTLSHPKSIRVHDRATLFNLLIGLNGYTISTGVISADLNGNDIISVPLECDESINVGWICHKNAALSKLATVYVEALHEAIGE; translated from the coding sequence TTGACCTTACAACAATTAAAATATGTCATTGAGGTTGCCAATCGCGGTTCCATGAATGAGGCGGCAAAGCGGTTGTTCATTTCCCAGCCCAGTCTGTCGAACGCGATTCGTGATCTGGAGGAAGAAATTCATATCACCATTTTTGAGCGTACCAATAAGGGGATTTCTTTGTCCAAGGAAGGCGTGGAATTCCTCGGTTATGCACGTCAGGTCGTTGAGCAGGCGGAGCTGCTGGAAAGTCGCTATCTGGATGCCAAGCCTACACCACAGCATTTTGCTGTGTCCACGCAGCATTACGCTTTTGCCGTAAATGCATTTGTGAATCTGGTGAATCAATATGGTCAAGAAGAGTATGAATTGGCTTTGCGAGAGACCAAAACCCATGAAATCATACAGGATGTCAAAAGCCTGCGCAGTGAGATCGGAATCCTGTATCTGAACGAATTTAACGCCAAGGTCATTAACAAGCTGCTAAAAGATGCGAATCTACAATTCAACAGCCTGTTTACGGCCAAGCCACATATTTTTATCAGTGCCAATAATCCGCTATCCCAACAGTCCATCGTGACCATTGACCAGCTTTATCCGTATCCGTATTTGTCCTTTGAGCAAGGGGAGTACAATTCCTTTCACTTTTCCGAGGAGATTCTCAGTACGTTATCGCATCCCAAAAGCATTCGCGTCCATGACCGGGCGACCCTTTTTAATCTGCTCATTGGGTTGAACGGCTATACCATTTCTACCGGAGTGATCAGTGCCGATCTGAACGGTAACGACATTATTTCCGTCCCTCTGGAATGTGATGAGTCTATTAATGTGGGATGGATTTGCCATAAAAATGCTGCGCTCTCCAAGCTGGCCACTGTCTATGTAGAAGCGCTGCATGAGGCGATAGGGGAATAA
- the htpG gene encoding molecular chaperone HtpG, producing the protein MEKKQFQAESKRLLEMMINSIYTQKEIFLRELISNASDAIDKIYYKALTDDQLVFDKENYYIKVTANKDNRTLTLRDTGIGMTKEELENNLGVIAKSGSLAFKNENESKDGHDIIGQFGVGFYSAFMVADVVTVTTKALGSDTAYKWESTGADGYTIEAAEKDEVGTEIVLKIKANTEDESYDEYLDEYRLKALIKKYSDFIRYPIKMDITGKRLKEGSDNEFEDYEEEQRINSMVPIWRKNKSELTDEDYQNFYAEKRYGYDKPLQHIHVSADGAVVYQAILFIPENIPFDFYSKEYEKGLELYANGVLIMEKSPDLLPDYFSFVKGMVDSESLSLNISREMLQHDRQLKLIAKNIESKIKGQLLTLLKNDREKYDQFYKSFGRQLKFGVYNDYGRHKETLQDLLMFYSSTEKKQVTLDEYVSRMPEDQKYIYYASGESNERIEKLPQTEMVADKGYEILYFTDDIDEFAIKMLLSYKEKEFKSVSSGDLGIEPDETEKETEAEQNDNKELFEYMKGLLEGKVSSVKASKRLKTHPVCLSADGEVTIEMEKILNAMPNNADVKANKVLEINVNHAVFNSLKEAFAEDKEKVNLYTALLYNQALLIEGLPLQDPVEFTNDICKIMV; encoded by the coding sequence ATGGAGAAAAAACAGTTTCAGGCTGAGTCCAAGCGTCTGCTCGAAATGATGATTAACTCGATTTACACGCAAAAGGAAATTTTTCTAAGAGAGCTGATCTCCAATGCAAGTGATGCGATTGACAAAATTTATTATAAAGCATTGACGGATGATCAACTGGTCTTTGACAAAGAAAATTATTATATCAAAGTAACTGCCAATAAGGATAATAGAACGCTAACCCTGCGTGATACCGGGATTGGTATGACTAAGGAAGAACTAGAAAATAACCTGGGTGTTATTGCTAAAAGCGGCTCACTGGCATTCAAAAATGAAAATGAATCCAAGGATGGTCATGACATCATCGGTCAATTCGGCGTCGGCTTCTATTCAGCTTTCATGGTAGCAGATGTGGTTACAGTGACTACCAAGGCTTTGGGAAGCGATACTGCATATAAATGGGAATCCACAGGTGCGGACGGGTATACCATTGAGGCAGCTGAGAAGGACGAGGTCGGAACCGAGATTGTTCTGAAAATCAAAGCAAACACCGAAGATGAGTCCTACGACGAATATTTGGACGAGTATCGTTTAAAAGCACTGATTAAAAAATACTCCGACTTTATCCGCTATCCGATTAAAATGGATATTACAGGCAAGCGGTTGAAAGAGGGAAGCGACAACGAGTTTGAGGATTACGAGGAAGAACAGCGTATCAACAGCATGGTTCCGATCTGGAGAAAAAACAAAAGCGAGCTGACCGACGAGGATTATCAAAATTTCTATGCGGAAAAACGCTATGGCTACGACAAGCCGCTCCAGCATATCCATGTCAGCGCGGACGGCGCGGTAGTGTACCAAGCTATTCTGTTTATTCCTGAGAATATCCCGTTTGATTTCTACTCCAAGGAATATGAAAAAGGGCTGGAGTTGTATGCCAACGGTGTGCTGATTATGGAAAAATCCCCTGATCTGCTGCCGGATTATTTTAGCTTTGTCAAAGGTATGGTTGACTCCGAAAGCCTGTCACTCAACATTTCCAGAGAAATGCTGCAGCATGACCGTCAGCTGAAGCTGATTGCCAAAAATATCGAAAGCAAAATCAAAGGCCAATTGCTGACCTTGCTCAAAAATGACCGGGAGAAATATGATCAATTCTACAAATCATTTGGCAGACAATTGAAATTTGGTGTCTACAACGATTACGGCAGACATAAAGAAACTCTGCAGGATCTGCTCATGTTCTACTCTTCTACAGAGAAAAAGCAGGTTACTTTGGACGAATACGTATCACGTATGCCAGAAGATCAAAAGTATATCTATTATGCTTCCGGCGAGTCCAACGAGCGTATTGAAAAACTGCCGCAAACCGAAATGGTGGCCGACAAAGGCTACGAAATTCTGTACTTCACTGATGATATTGATGAGTTCGCTATTAAAATGCTCTTAAGCTACAAAGAGAAAGAATTCAAATCTGTATCAAGCGGTGATCTGGGCATTGAGCCTGACGAAACCGAGAAAGAAACAGAAGCAGAACAAAACGACAACAAAGAGCTGTTCGAGTACATGAAGGGCTTGCTGGAAGGCAAGGTATCCAGTGTTAAAGCCTCTAAGCGCTTGAAGACACATCCGGTATGTCTATCCGCAGACGGCGAAGTGACGATTGAGATGGAAAAAATCTTGAACGCCATGCCTAATAACGCTGATGTCAAAGCGAATAAAGTGCTGGAAATTAACGTAAACCATGCGGTGTTCAACTCTTTGAAAGAAGCTTTTGCCGAGGATAAGGAGAAAGTAAACCTCTATACGGCATTACTGTATAATCAGGCTTTGCTGATCGAAGGCTTGCCGCTGCAAGATCCGGTTGAATTCACGAACGATATTTGCAAAATCATGGTTTAA
- a CDS encoding DUF1036 domain-containing protein has protein sequence MSLYFRNSTNSTVQVAIFYHASRCGFVFVGQTGILSTWYRLAPGQTREVVTGNVGDRTIYYYAESVSRNLVWSGSFPIHVPNYNFSGCWIWNINGNLCNNCRRVGFKTLNIQRGFVNFTVNLITNSAQRKAKLKNVRMVLPTKRVKRKFKLNDRKKLPRSQ, from the coding sequence ATGAGTCTTTATTTTCGAAACAGCACCAATTCTACCGTACAGGTAGCCATTTTCTATCACGCGAGTAGGTGTGGGTTTGTCTTTGTGGGACAAACTGGTATATTGTCTACCTGGTACCGTTTGGCGCCTGGTCAAACGAGGGAAGTTGTTACTGGCAACGTAGGGGATAGAACAATATATTATTACGCTGAGAGCGTATCAAGAAATCTTGTGTGGTCAGGTAGTTTCCCCATACATGTTCCTAATTATAACTTCAGTGGATGTTGGATCTGGAATATTAATGGTAATCTATGCAATAATTGCAGAAGAGTTGGTTTTAAAACACTTAACATCCAACGCGGTTTCGTGAACTTTACAGTCAACCTTATTACAAATAGTGCCCAAAGAAAAGCGAAGCTAAAAAATGTTCGTATGGTATTGCCCACAAAAAGGGTAAAAAGAAAATTTAAATTGAATGACCGCAAGAAACTACCTAGAAGCCAATAA
- a CDS encoding SMI1/KNR4 family protein, with translation MDKKADIRTSMKELFAQMDEAFFMDVEENVPIEMRDGNVDEEGWIKWKPLPSQITEQEIREMEEKYHFELPPLLRSFIMSYHYVSLQFDNESIPGVYWSDCTFVEFPRLPVGQGLKAFYDLLDQWSPLLSAGYIPFAIAEDDQGPVCLNVGSRHKDGDYPIVWFFHEDLQHLDEDELRIRSNLLPHVQGLFPSSVEMFNVMFKHIRH, from the coding sequence ATGGACAAGAAAGCGGATATTCGTACATCTATGAAGGAACTATTTGCACAGATGGATGAAGCCTTTTTTATGGATGTGGAAGAAAATGTACCGATTGAAATGCGTGATGGGAATGTCGACGAGGAGGGATGGATCAAATGGAAGCCTCTCCCTTCACAGATTACTGAACAGGAAATTCGGGAGATGGAGGAAAAATACCATTTTGAGCTGCCGCCCCTGCTAAGGAGTTTTATCATGTCCTACCATTATGTATCTTTACAATTCGATAATGAGTCCATTCCGGGAGTGTACTGGAGCGATTGTACGTTTGTTGAGTTTCCACGTCTGCCTGTAGGTCAAGGCTTAAAGGCATTTTATGATTTGCTCGATCAATGGTCACCTCTGCTGTCAGCAGGCTACATTCCTTTTGCAATAGCAGAGGACGACCAAGGTCCCGTTTGTTTAAATGTAGGCAGCAGACATAAGGACGGCGATTATCCTATTGTTTGGTTCTTTCATGAGGACCTACAGCATTTGGATGAGGATGAGCTGCGGATCAGGAGTAATCTGCTTCCCCATGTACAAGGGCTGTTTCCCTCCTCTGTCGAAATGTTTAACGTGATGTTTAAACACATTAGACACTAG
- a CDS encoding glycoside hydrolase family 1 protein, with translation MKHNQLKAFPENFFWGGSTSAYQVEGAWDEDGKGPSVIDMANHVEGVTDFKVTSDHYHMFKEDVALMAEMGFKAYRFSIAWTRIYPLGAGEVNQKGIAFYSLLIDELIKYGIEPMVTMYHFDLPYALEQQGGWSKRETIDAFEQYAKTLFENFGDRVKYWLTINEQNMLILHPGSIGTLDTSLENLQKVLYQQNHHMLVAQAKAMVLCHEMLPDAKIGPAPNIGVIYPASSKPEDTLAADNYAAIRNWLYLDMAVFGRYNHIAWSYLVEKGYEPVIEEGDMDILAKGNPDFIAFNYYTSQTVGESLDDGNDFSHTGDQHEIVGEPGAYRGSVNPNLQTTEFGWEIDPVGFRSTLRQIYSRYHLPLIVTENGLGAFDKLEEGDVVNDPYRIDFFNKHIEQIQLAITDGVEVFGFCPWSAIDLVSTHQGSSKRYGFIYVDREEFDLKDLRRIRKQSFYWYQKLISTNGEIR, from the coding sequence ATGAAACATAATCAATTGAAGGCATTTCCTGAAAATTTTTTCTGGGGAGGTTCCACTTCCGCTTATCAAGTAGAGGGTGCATGGGACGAAGATGGAAAAGGACCTTCTGTCATTGACATGGCTAATCACGTCGAAGGGGTCACTGATTTTAAGGTAACCAGTGATCATTACCATATGTTCAAAGAAGACGTAGCCCTGATGGCTGAAATGGGCTTTAAAGCATATCGTTTCTCGATTGCTTGGACACGTATTTATCCCCTGGGGGCAGGTGAAGTGAATCAGAAGGGAATCGCGTTTTACAGCTTATTAATTGACGAACTAATTAAATACGGGATTGAACCGATGGTTACCATGTATCATTTTGATCTGCCTTATGCTCTTGAACAACAAGGCGGTTGGTCGAAAAGGGAGACGATTGATGCCTTCGAACAGTATGCCAAAACATTGTTTGAGAACTTTGGAGACAGGGTGAAATATTGGTTAACCATTAATGAGCAGAACATGCTGATTCTCCATCCCGGTTCTATTGGCACATTAGATACAAGTCTGGAAAATCTGCAAAAGGTACTGTACCAACAAAATCATCATATGTTAGTCGCACAGGCGAAGGCGATGGTATTGTGCCACGAGATGCTGCCTGACGCGAAAATTGGACCAGCACCGAATATTGGGGTTATCTATCCAGCCAGTTCCAAGCCTGAAGATACGCTGGCGGCGGACAACTATGCAGCTATTCGCAACTGGCTCTATCTGGATATGGCTGTGTTTGGCCGATACAACCATATTGCCTGGAGCTATTTGGTCGAGAAAGGCTATGAGCCTGTCATTGAAGAAGGGGATATGGATATATTAGCGAAGGGGAACCCGGACTTTATCGCATTTAATTATTATACCTCTCAAACCGTAGGAGAAAGTTTAGATGACGGGAATGATTTTTCACATACAGGAGATCAGCATGAAATTGTGGGTGAACCCGGAGCATATCGAGGTTCCGTCAACCCCAACCTGCAAACGACGGAGTTTGGTTGGGAGATTGATCCGGTCGGTTTTAGATCCACGTTACGCCAAATTTATTCTCGCTACCACTTGCCTTTGATTGTGACAGAGAATGGCTTGGGCGCTTTTGACAAGCTTGAAGAAGGGGATGTAGTGAATGATCCTTACCGCATTGACTTTTTCAACAAACATATCGAGCAGATTCAACTGGCTATTACAGATGGTGTAGAAGTGTTCGGCTTCTGTCCGTGGTCTGCAATTGATCTGGTGAGTACCCACCAGGGCTCCAGTAAGCGCTACGGGTTTATTTATGTGGATCGTGAGGAGTTTGATCTCAAGGATCTGCGTCGTATTCGTAAACAAAGCTTTTATTGGTATCAAAAGCTGATCTCCACAAACGGTGAAATTCGTTAA
- a CDS encoding DUF7716 domain-containing protein, whose translation MSRYETRLEDYRRRERPSYRVFEGLQELVHSVGQLHNNWLYVNVDQWDQDPVHTPIYYWDEHWLEECAEEGTAVTNEHDESIPKWVPDRQVQTWFELATFESIVEVLKAAGQPVTLQMVIIAVKYYDKHDAYLDYEEVKAVTDLWSVLTKVRNHLAE comes from the coding sequence ATGAGCAGGTATGAGACGAGACTTGAGGATTACCGTCGCAGAGAGCGCCCGTCTTATCGTGTGTTTGAAGGATTGCAGGAATTGGTGCATAGCGTGGGGCAACTGCATAATAACTGGTTATATGTGAATGTAGATCAATGGGATCAGGACCCTGTTCACACACCGATTTATTATTGGGATGAGCATTGGCTAGAGGAATGTGCAGAGGAGGGTACAGCCGTAACCAACGAACATGACGAGTCTATTCCCAAGTGGGTGCCAGATCGTCAGGTTCAAACCTGGTTTGAGTTGGCGACCTTCGAAAGTATTGTGGAAGTCCTTAAGGCTGCTGGACAGCCAGTGACGCTTCAGATGGTGATTATAGCGGTAAAATACTATGACAAGCACGATGCCTATCTGGACTATGAAGAGGTGAAGGCAGTGACAGACCTGTGGTCTGTGCTGACAAAGGTGAGAAACCACCTAGCAGAATGA
- a CDS encoding 5-methyltetrahydropteroyltriglutamate--homocysteine S-methyltransferase, translating to MSSILDNASQRKVTPFRHDMVGSFLRPQAIKDARIQFQNNEISADELRKIEDNEIIKLVEKQKSVGLQAVTDGEFRRSWWHLDFMWGLDGVEKVQLLNGYQFQGVETRAETARLSGKIGHSRHPFIEDFKFLKQVAGEDAIARQTIPAPAQFLAELLRGENKETTDTYYSNLDELVTDIAKAYKSVIQALYNEGCRSLQLDDCTWGMLCDKNYWEARQHAGENVEDTKKLFARVNQETVKDLPADLVVTTHVCRGNYHSTWASSGGYEPVAETLFGIDNIDGYYLEFDTDRAGDFTPLKHLKDQKQVVLGLVSSKTGELEDKQTVINRIKEATQFVDINHICLSPQCGFASTEEGNILTEEQQWKKLAFIKEIADEIWK from the coding sequence ATGAGCAGCATCCTTGATAATGCATCCCAACGTAAAGTGACCCCTTTTAGACATGATATGGTCGGCAGCTTTTTGCGCCCGCAAGCGATTAAAGACGCCAGAATTCAATTTCAAAATAATGAAATCTCTGCGGACGAGCTGAGAAAGATTGAAGATAACGAAATTATCAAGCTAGTGGAAAAGCAAAAATCCGTAGGACTTCAAGCCGTGACGGACGGTGAATTCAGACGCTCCTGGTGGCATCTTGATTTTATGTGGGGTCTGGACGGTGTGGAAAAGGTACAGCTTTTGAACGGCTACCAATTCCAAGGTGTGGAAACAAGAGCGGAAACTGCACGCTTGTCCGGTAAAATCGGACATTCCCGTCATCCTTTCATTGAAGATTTCAAATTCCTGAAGCAAGTAGCAGGTGAGGATGCGATCGCACGCCAAACGATCCCGGCACCTGCACAGTTCCTGGCCGAGCTATTGCGCGGAGAGAATAAAGAAACAACCGATACGTATTACAGCAATCTGGATGAACTGGTGACGGATATCGCCAAAGCCTACAAATCCGTGATTCAAGCGTTGTACAATGAGGGTTGCCGCAGCTTGCAACTGGATGATTGCACATGGGGTATGCTCTGTGATAAAAACTATTGGGAAGCTAGACAGCATGCGGGTGAAAATGTGGAAGATACCAAAAAGCTGTTCGCCCGTGTGAATCAGGAAACGGTGAAGGATCTTCCAGCCGATTTGGTCGTTACGACCCATGTATGCCGTGGTAACTACCATTCCACCTGGGCATCTTCTGGCGGCTATGAGCCTGTAGCCGAAACCCTGTTCGGCATCGACAACATCGACGGCTACTATCTCGAATTCGATACCGACCGTGCAGGCGATTTCACACCGCTTAAGCATCTGAAAGATCAAAAGCAGGTCGTACTGGGTCTCGTTTCCTCCAAAACGGGTGAACTGGAAGACAAGCAGACGGTCATTAATCGCATTAAGGAAGCGACTCAATTCGTCGACATCAACCACATCTGCCTCAGCCCACAATGCGGCTTTGCTTCGACAGAAGAGGGCAATATTCTGACAGAAGAGCAGCAGTGGAAAAAGCTTGCTTTCATTAAAGAGATTGCGGACGAGATTTGGAAGTAA
- a CDS encoding helix-turn-helix domain-containing protein: MEDKEVLKLVGARIRALRKEKGLSQESLGEKGGFHFSYIGQIERGEKNVSLINIAKIANALDVNLIQLFAYVNEDIKVTKHETDIQEIVKILQKSSPEKVRLARNVIREITK, translated from the coding sequence ATGGAAGATAAAGAAGTTCTTAAATTAGTGGGTGCCAGAATACGTGCTTTGCGAAAAGAAAAAGGATTGTCTCAGGAGTCGCTTGGGGAAAAAGGTGGATTCCATTTTTCATACATAGGGCAGATTGAGCGTGGAGAAAAAAACGTATCTTTAATAAATATAGCTAAAATTGCTAATGCACTGGATGTTAATTTGATTCAGCTTTTTGCTTATGTAAATGAGGATATTAAGGTTACAAAACATGAAACTGATATACAAGAAATCGTAAAAATACTCCAAAAATCGAGTCCAGAGAAAGTACGCTTGGCGAGGAATGTGATACGGGAGATTACAAAATAA